tatttatataatattattactaatgaaatatttaaattgAATAATGATTTGTTAAATAATTTGTATCAATTTAAAGGAAAGAAATATATGGCATCTACTATATTTAATAACGAAATTTAcgtttttattttatatgagAAGAAATTACTATTTTTTAATCACAATATGGAATTTGATAGTTATGATATAAACATGAAtgagaaaataaataaaatgtatttaaaagataatattttatttctactttcaaatagtaatatatatttcatttttatagaatatttaataataaatttttttaataaaaaattcaaCGTTTTAAACAATAGTATACATGATATAAAAGATGATACAAATGgtgttataataataaatgatctgaataataacataaataatgatattattcATTCAAATAATCATATTGAGAAGTTAGTGTGCCAAGAAAAAGAGcatgaaaaaaaatatatatctgAAGGTCATCAATTATATATcacaaaattaaaatttcctcaaaattttaaaatacttctttttgatttttattatatgatgaatggtgaattatatatagcaatattttcaaaaaaaaaaaaaattatgatatataaaataaatttatatgatgaggattataataatagaaaaccaagtaatgaagaaaatacaATTTTAGAAATAGAAGCTGAATTAATTGCACAGTTTATTaacttttatatttttgagcatataaataaagtTGGTAGTATTTTATCtatgaaatttttttacaattctgaaaaaaaaaaaatttatttagTTTTTGGAGGCTTAGAGcaatttcttttttcatggaactttttaaaatatcccatcatacaaaaaaaatgaaaataaaaatggGGAAATgacaataaataaacatgagttggtaaataaataaataaatatatatatatatatatatatatatatatatgtgtacTTAAAAAAgacataaaaaaaaaaaaaaaaaaagtaatatgATTATCgaattaaatataataaaatcCTATAAGAATATAACGGAAATTATctaataattatattgtacatttttgttatttgttttattatttgttcatGTAATTCTTTTACATgatttttaaaaacatgCTGTTCCtacaaaaagaaaaaatatatatatatatatatatatataatatatgaaaaagtttttccttttttttaatgtataatatacataatttttttgtttacataaatgtatatacatatatatatacacatatatatatatattaatatttatatatttatatatatatatattaatataaatctCTTATTCTTTCAATATCCCATTTTATCAtagataatattttttataaaatctTCATTGTTCCATTGTTCATTTGAATAAAAGGATAAATCTCGTTGttcatcttttatattatataaatttgaAAAGTATAAAACTTCATCAGATgttatatttgtattttttgTGTTTTGTTGTATATGAacattttgttttatatgtgttaataaattatgttttaatttttgaCCTTCCAATTTTGGtgaatttaataaaatattttcatgTTGGTTCTTATCATGTTGGTGCTTATCATGTTGGTTCTTATCATGTTGGTTCTTATCATTTTGgttttcattttttttattttttaaaaaacaattttttccattattataattatatgagTCATCATTATTGTTAAGAacatattcatttatatttttattgaaTATTTGATTTGATATATGGTGTGAAAATTTATCATCTTTTTGATTATGTTGCTCTCCAGAATATAGATTTTTTTCtgtattataaatatataaatataaatctCTTATTCTTTCAATATCCCATTTTATCATAGCAATTCTATCTAAACCTATTCCTACAGCTAGATAATCATTGatttcataatttttttttttgttgaaaataattttattttttaatattccACTACCTAAAATTTCTATCCATTTGTTATTATGAAATACTTCTGCTTGTAATGAGTGTGTAGTAAAATCAAAAGAATCTTTTCTTATTCTCcatttataattatttccAAAAATGGTAGATAATAATTCacacaaaaaatatacaagttgtttttttttgtgtacTAATTCGTTtgttattttaaaatatatatcgatttgattaaaaaaagggaaatgtaatttatcaatattatccttcctaaaaatatttgatataatacaaaaattatcgctttcattatttaatatgtttgaattatttattatatgtacattattattttcaatgatatctttattaatataatcatcttttttttttttttttatatttttatttacatcAACATTATTAGCTGTATTATCATTACATGCATAATTTCTTACATTTATTgtatcattatatttttgaatattattCTGTTGTgtgttattattttttagtAAATCATATATGTATGGGAATAAAGACGTTGCTTGAggaataaataaataatcatgagaaaaataaaaattattttttatggAAGTTGTTTCGTTTGTATCTTTTATAAGTATTTCTTTAAAACATAAATCCTTATAATAAAGTGGgcatttattatatactaaataaaaagatgtttttttttttaaaaaatttaatacctcttcttttatttcatttagTGGATGattctttattttgtaaacatatttaaatctattataatttattatatcatcttttatatgataattcTTATCAAGCTTtctaaaatatatatcactGATCTGTggaatttttttataactttCTATAAATTcaataataacaaatatgAAACAAATAAGGAAGGAAAAAAACATTTCTTGCTCAAGGGGTTAGTCCTCTAGCAAACAAAATGTAAcaccaaaaaaaataataaaataataaaataaaataatacaaaataatacataaatgttatatatatatatatatatatatatatatattgttgactttttttatttattcatttgaattattttaatatatccTACTTATGTTCGTTCAAAAGGGACAATAACAAATAAACTCTTCCCCCTTTCGAAGGACATTTTCCTGAccttatttttttttttttttataataaaattttttataaaattatttattttttttttttttaaataaaaatcaaaTTGAAAATgttcattatatatagagaataaataaatatacatataaaataaaaaatactattacatgatataataatatatatataatatatattatatatatatttatgtgtactatatatatatatatatatatacatttaaatgtattacaaaaaaacaaaaatttttatttatttatataaaatatataaaaccATTTTTggtttattttatatttccatatatattttttatgtttaaaTTGTTTACTGCGTTggtttatatattttaaagttttattaacatattaaaaaaaacataatattatattatatatatgtataatattatatacatataataaataaatcattaaataactaattatttaaaaaaaatttgcgcataaatatatttttacttatttattttttaaatttcaaaagaaaaaatattaaaaaaataaaaaaaaaaaaaaaaaaaaaatatatatatatatataaaatataaaaaattaaaaactAATAGATATTATATTAGGACAAAATAAggattatataaaattaacaatagaaaaagataaatataataaaaaaaaaattaaaaacatatacaatttatatatatatatttatatatgtatatatttttattttattattcatcATAATTGTATCCGTCATTCATAGAatcttcatcatcttcttcatcttcttcatcttcCTCATCTTCCtcatcttcatcatcataatcatcatcatcatccaaatcatcttcatcatcttcatcgtcttcatcttcttcatcttcttcatcgtcttcatcttcttcatcttcatcttcttcatcatcatgTAGTTTATGTTTATAAGATCTTCTATGTTTACTTAAATAATTTGGTGAGTTAATTGAAGAATCTAAAATACctttatcttttttttcatgaTCTACCATCATACATTCAGTAGTTAATACCATGCTAGCAATACTGCAActatttttaataacaCTTATAATAACATTGGTACTATCAATTATTCCTTTTTCCACCATATTAACAAATTTGTTTGTATTAACATCATAACCAAATCCATATTTATCTTTCgaatttaatataattttgaCAACGTTGTCTCCATTAACTCCTGCATTATCAGCTATTTGTTTCGTTATTACATCTAAGCTACTAACTACTATATTAGCACCCATTTTTTGTAATTCCATTTCCGATTCTAAATTACCTATTAGTTCAAgatatttcttttcttcattatttgAACCTATTTGAAGATCTTcttcaatttttttatgtatttcTTCTATGAAATTGgattttataatttctaAATAAGTTACACCACCTCCTGGTACATATCCAATATCTATTGCACTTTTTACAGCATTTGTTGCATCttcatatttaaattttctttctttttgttCAGTTTCTGAATTACCAcctattaatattttagCTATACCACCTGATAAAGCAGCTATACGTTCATTTAATTTCTCCTTATCATATTTTGAAGTGGTTTCTTcatattccttttttaatacatttatacGTTCAtctatttcttttttatattcctCTTTTGTTATCAAACTAGTTCTATCTTTTTTTACTATTAACGTATTTGCACTTCCTAATAAGGAaagataattattatcaaagCTGCTCATATTGTTATGCAAGTTGTTTAGATCCAAACCTACATCTGCGCTAATGTATTTACTGTTGGTTACAATACATAGATCTTTTAGGTAGTCTTTTCGTCTATCACCAAACGATGGAGCTCTTATAGGAACctacaaaaataaaaatttaaaaaaataaaaatataaaaaaataaaaatataaaaaaataaaaatataaaaaaataaaaaaataaaaaaataaaaatataaaaaaataaaaaaataaaaaaataaaaaaataaaaaaataaaaatataaaaaaataaaaatatatattgtacATATTCAAAGCATTTACACAATTAACTCTTcaatatatacatatatatataatgtgtgtaatttttttcattgtAAACATTTGGTGTGTAAGAAAAATGTACCatagaaaataattctttaatTACGAATTATTCtatttctttctttttctttttctctttttttttttttttatatctcCACTTTATTTGAatgtacatatttttttatacacacattaataaaaatggagaagacgaaaaaaaaaaaaaaaaattaggAAAAATAAGAccatatataaatatatgacacagtatataataagtaatatataatgtaaacagataaaaataaatattacatatatatatatatatatatatatatatttatttatttatttatttattcatttattcatttatatttgaaCGTACCACTTTGATTGCACCCTTTAACTTGTTTATGATCAAGGTCTGTAAAACTTCATTACTAAAATCATCGGCTATAATACATAATGgttgtttatttttagcAAATATTTCTAGTATTGGCAATATGGATTgtatattatctatattttgGTCTGTTATTAAAGTGGATACATTAGAATATTCAATATaatctttattttcattatatagAAGATATGGATTAATAATTCCTCtatcaaaattatatcCTTCTGTAAATTCTAATTTGTCATTAATATCAGCATTATCATCTAATATGATGGCTGCATTTTTACCTAATTTATCATATGCATTAGCAATAATTTGTCCCATATGTACATCATTATTACTTGCAATGGTTGCTATATTAAGTATATctttatatgtttttatagGTGTAGATAAAgatttaattttttcaataatCATTTTTGATGCAAGTTGTATACCTCTTTGTATAGGAATAGGATTATGATTTCTATTAACTTGTTCAATACCTTTTTTTGTAATTGTTGCTGTCATTAATGCTGTTGAACTTGTACCATCTCCTGCTTTATCATTTGATATATTAGTACTTTCTTGCATTAATTTTACAccattatttttttttctatcttttaatgatatattttttgcTATGGTTACACcatcatttattattaatggACTTCcatattctttttctaATAATACATTTCTTCCTCTTGGACCTAATGTTAATTTCACTACATCTGATACTGTTAATATTccttttaataattcatttcGACATTCATTTCCATATATTATGTCTTTACCCTTCACTTTATTTTCTGTCATTTTTACCTTTAcataattttcttttcttctACTTATAATCTtactatttatatatttcaatctcttatttataaaaagcCTATTCTTGTTATTAGGACTGCGCTTTTTCTTAATACTATATCCATACTTCAAACatatcataaatattacaaCCAACAAAATACCAAatcttttcattttcatagaaaaaaaaaaaaaaaaaaaaaaaaaaaaaaaaaaaaaaaaaaaaaaaaaaaaaaaaaaaaaaaaaattacaaaattatataataaatatatataataaaatatataaacacttataaattatacatatcaaaagattaattatatatatggcacaaaggaaatattaaggtatataaatgtacttaaatatataaacacatatgtaaataaatatataaatatataaatatatatatattaataagtaatatatatatttccacaaattaaaaaatttttaaagaaatagtataataaaatacCATATGGTATTGTGttcataatttaaattagTACCAActaatttttatatatatatataatattttaattaaaaataaataaaataaatgaaataaataaaatagatataacaaatatatttatatatatatatatatatatgattaataattatatatttttattataaatttcCTTACTACACTTTTCTTattcattaaaaaaaaggttttattttattttttattttattataatatatatattataaaaataaataaattatatattatatatatatacataatatatattatagaacccttataattttttttttaattaataattgaacacatatgtataaaatataatatatatgcctatatataattataataaaaaatatatatatatatatatatatacattatataatatatatatatatatatatatatatattttataatgtattaatatataaatgaataaataaataaataataatattttaagaataagaataaaatgGTGTGTTCCATTATAAgatatatctatattttttctcatttGAGATTTAcctaaaaataaatataaatgcacccaaaaaaaaaaaaaaatataatataatataatatattacatatatatatatatatatatatatatattatatgtatataatttccATGTTGtgtataattattcatataaagatgtattcatataaatacatatctttaatatatatgtgtacatattttattcatattgtatctttatatttacttttttttttataatgttttcttgaagaattattttataaaaaaaaaaaaaaaaaaaaaaaatatatatatatatatataatatttaaattatactttggaaaattaaattatttgaatattaaaaatacaatatacaatttgtttttaatatatatatttaaatgagTATGTTTCAATTTAATAAGAgcataatttataaaaaattaaaattaatatattaaaatattaaaaattaaaatattaaaaattaaaaacatGTGTAAAGATTATTCAATCTTctgtatattttatgaatattaaCAAGTAATTGTTAAATGActatttgtttatatatatttatgtattttttaagaTGTCAATTTCcttgaaaaaataatgtagCATTTCATCGTATacttaataaaaaaaaagtattatatatatatgctaTATAAGGGGAGAAATTTTCTgttgatttttttttttttttttcttctatttttaaattgtaaaaaatatatgcaAAGATATACAATTCAATATCTTTAGAAGTATGgtcaaaaaaataaaaaataaaaaataacatacacacatatatatatatatatatatatatatatatatacatagTAGCATTTAcacattttattattatatgtgCCTTTTCTCCCTTTTAGATTTACTCTTTTTCAGCTTAATATGAACAGCGTTATTTTTAGAGCACAGGTTTTTTTTCAGCCATTGCGTAGACACTTCTCAACTAAGAAAGAGTATATGAACAgataattaaaaaataaacataatttACTTGTACatggaaaaatataaatatataaatatatatatatataatatataatatatatataatatatataatatgtgtatatatttttaccCCTTTTTTGTAGCTATGATGTTATAGTAATTGGAGGAGGACCAGGTGGTTATGTGTGCAGTATTCGATGTGCTCAAAATAAACTAAATGTTTTGAATGTGAACGAAGACAAGAAACTAGGAGGTACATGTTTAAATAGAGGATGCATTCCATCTAAATCTCTATTACATATTTCTCACAATTTTTATGAAGCAAAAACTCGCTTCAAAGAATGTGGTATATTAGTTGATAATGTTAAGTTGGATATAGAGAGTATGcataaacataaaaataagtGCATGGGTAATTTATCTGATGgaattaattttttatataaaaagaacAATGTGAATCATATTATAGGACATGGGAGTTTAGTAGATGAACATACtgttttaataaaaacagaaaaagaagaaaagaaGGTAACAGCTGAACGTATTGTTATAGCTACTGGATCAAAACCAATTGAAATACCTTTAAAAAAgttaaatgataataattttaatgatGCTGATAATgttaatgatatattagAATATGATCATgaaataatacaaaattcagatgatattttaaattttaaaaaggTTCCTCATAGTATGTCTATTATTGGAGGTGGTGTTATAGGGTTAGAAATTGGATCAGTATTTTCAAAGCTTGGGTCTGATGTTActatatttgaatataatGAACGTTTATGTGGTTTTCTTGATGCAGATGTAAGTAAGGTTTTACAAAAAAcattagaaaaaataaaaatgaaatttGTATTTAATACATCAGTAATAGGTGgaaatatagaaaataacCAAGCTTCTTTATTTgcaaaaaataaaaaaactaatgaaataaaaaaaatgacaTCAGATATTGTACTTATATGTATTGGTAGGAAAGCtaattttgataatttaaatttacatttacttaatatacaattaaataaaaataaaaaaatacctgtagatgaatattttaatgtAATTTCACAACCTACAATTAAAGCCATTGGAGATGCTATAGATGGACCTATGTTAGCTCATAAAGCAGAAGAAGAAGGATATTTATTAGCTAATATGTTATTTGAcgaattaaaaaataataagaaaaaaaaagcacATATTAATTATGATTTAGTTCCAAGtgttatatatacacatcCTGAAGTAGCTACTGTAGGttataatgaagaaaaatgTAAACAACTTAATATGAATTTCAAATCGGTTAGTTTTCCTTTTGCTGCTAATAGTAGATCAAGGACAATAGATGATTATGATGGacttataaaattaattgTAGAAAAGGATACTAACAGAATTTTAGGTTCTCAAATTATAGGAAATAATGCTAGTGATTTAATCTTACCTTTGTCTATATATGTTAGTAATAATGGCTCATCTAAAAGTTTGAgtaaaattatatatgcCCATCCAACATTTTCAGAAGTAATCAAAGAGGTGGCTTTACAATCATTTGATAAACCTATACACATGTAATCacacacacacatatatattatacatattatatatataatatatgtatgtgAGTTCTTTTCCTatgttttgtttttgtttgttccttttttttttttttttttttttttcccctttttttttttttggttatattaaaaattatgaacaTTCATATTTTGAATAAGCCAACGTTTAAATATTTCTCTTTgtaaaaattttaattaatataaaaattaaagcATGTAAAGgtcaaaatatatatatatatatatatatattaaatggtatatattttgttatcatttgaattaatatataattttaaaacGAAGATACCGATTATTTTTAAGTTACActcttaaaaaaattaacaaatACATAcgtatatttattatattattacataaaaaaaattactcaatatacattttcaattctttttttaaaaattgtaaatatttaaataatatagtttatattcataatttttttattaaatatatatatttgtatagTGTCCTGTATTTTATTCTACACATTTATACTTTTCAAatacttaaaaaaaatatatatatatatatgtatatattattacagTTCGCATATTTTGATAacattttttcttatgTGTTTATAATctgttatataaaattattgGGAATACATAaacttataaaaataaaaacaagtatagataaatataatataaatcaatACATGTGCAAacataaattataataaatgtaaaaaagagtatatatatatatacttgtaatcataatattattaagaGCCAACtaaaattaatatacacataataaataaaaaaataaatataaataaatatatatatatgtgcttattaaaatatagaaaaacgatttaaaaaagatttataaattattgtAAAGTGTGAAAAATTAGTTAGCTAGTAAATAAAATTGTATATCTGgataaaaagaaaaaatataaacatatatataaatatatatatatatgtatgtatttatgtatttatttattattactttttttttctttttttttttttttttttttcatatttagaatataaaattgttaaaaaaacaaaacaagtattatatcattttcattttgttaAAAAATGGTTGTTAAGAAATTAAAAGTAATAGATgataaagaattaaaaaaactTAAAACCCAATCAAAAAGTTGTATTGTAATTAatgatttaatatatgatgTGAGTTCATTTTATGAGCATCCAGGTGGATATGATCtttttaaagaatatgAAGGTACcagaaataaaaaaaataggaCTTACTAAAAGttaaacaaatatatacatacatacatatataatatatatgtgtaaacatctttttatataacctaatatatgttcatgtgaaaatattttatatttttatatttttacagGCCTTGATGCGACCGATGCATTTAATTCCATTGGACATTCTGAGAACGCCAAAAATTTAATGAACAGTTTTTTGATTGgaataaagaaaaattcaaaagaatataaaaaaaaagaaaaaacaagaattattgaaaataagatagaatatataaattattctGATGAGGAAGTAAAAAACGAGGAAAAGGAACCTAAAGAAAGCAAACCCATACTGgttaaaagaaaattattatatatatatatatattaaatataacgtttgttttatttatatgatatcatttatttattttaacCCCTTGTAgattaaaaaagaagaaaaaacTAATTACCCTGTCGTGGCTGGAATTATTATCCTTTTTGGAGTTgcatattattttttgctcttaaaataataacagTATAAAACAAGGAAATATcttatttgttatattaatctttaataaatgttggcagacaaaaaaaaaaaaaaaaaaaataaaataaaataataaaataataaaaattaataatatcaagtgataaaaaaaataaaaaaacatatcatattttaaaatatttttgtaaaaaggattattatatttctttacAATTAAAATGCAACGgtacacaaaaaaaaaaaaaaaaaatataaacatatatatatatatatgttaaaatGATATGATTGACGTGTgattatatcatttatatatctttttaaaattagATAACTTTACActtttacttttatttttattttttttattttatataccATTTCTAcattatattgttttttttattattttttttttttcagGTAGCGTTTATCAAATATgctatttttttttttttttattaagtTATTTTTCAatgttttgtttttgtctattatattttttttatatttatcttttataaGAGCAAAATGTTTTACTTTTAAGTCTTCTAATGGATCATTAAGTATatcaataaaaatatttttctttttacattgttcttttttttttatatcttcttttttGATATTTCTTAATTGTTTTCTTAAATTACTATTGCATGAAAAATCATGTTTCAAgatattatttcttttgtaattattttttataacttCATTCATATCTTCATCAGTATATGAAGCATTTGaatcatcatcatttttttgGGGGGATATACTATTAAATTTATCATTGCTTTCTATTGAATTATTATCTCTTTGTTCAggatttttttttttaagagTTAATATATTGTTGTTATGTTGTAACAAAGGATAGGTTTCATTTTCTACAGGTATTTTGTCATGATCACATTTTTGATCACATTTTTGATCACATTTTTGAtgattttcttttttttcttgaaaaaaatgttcttccttattattatttgttatatgtttatattgGTTATAATTTTCAAAGATGGAACAATCTGAAAGTGCTTTCTTTTTGTGTTGTATAACATTTTGttctaataataaaaaaggatttatttttttttttttattttcttcaaaatttatagaattaatatttttctttccTTTATGagttaatatattttcatatttttcgTTTTTTTGTCTTGCTCCTTCTTTAATATCATATGAACAGTTCTGTGGGTTGGTTtcaaaaattattttatttaaacagcttttacaaaaaatacaaaatgaaTAACATGTACtgttaatataaaaacctatttttcttctttcaCTCTTAAACCTTTCtcctttatatatatatttattacattttatacatattatagTATAAGGTATTTcaaattttatatcatcataGTCTTTTCTATTCAGTCTTCTCtctttcttttctttttttNNNNNNNNNNNNNNNNNNNNNNNNNNNNNNNNNNNNNNNNNNNNNNNNNNNNNNNNNNNNNNNNNNNNNNNNNNNNNNNNNNNNNNNNNNNNNNNNNNNNNNNNNNNNNNNNNNNNNNNNNNNNNNNNNNNNNNNNNNNNNNNNNNNNNNNNNNNNNNNNNNNNNNNNNNNNNNNNNNNNNNNNNNNNNNNNNNNNNNNNNNNNNNNNNNNNNNNNNNNNNNNNNNNNNNNNNNNNNNNNNNNNNNNNNNNNNNNNNNNNNNNNNNNNNNNNNNNNNNNNNNNNNNNNNNNNNNNNNNNNAAAatgaa
This region of Plasmodium gaboni strain SY75 chromosome 12, whole genome shotgun sequence genomic DNA includes:
- a CDS encoding dihydrolipoyl dehydrogenase, mitochondrial; its protein translation is MNSVIFRAQVFFQPLRRHFSTKKDYDVIVIGGGPGGYVCSIRCAQNKLNVLNVNEDKKLGGTCLNRGCIPSKSLLHISHNFYEAKTRFKECGILVDNVKLDIESMHKHKNKCMGNLSDGINFLYKKNNVNHIIGHGSLVDEHTVLIKTEKEEKKVTAERIVIATGSKPIEIPLKKLNDNNFNDADNVNDILEYDHEIIQNSDDILNFKKVPHSMSIIGGGVIGLEIGSVFSKLGSDVTIFEYNERLCGFLDADVSKVLQKTLEKIKMKFVFNTSVIGGNIENNQASLFAKNKKTNEIKKMTSDIVLICIGRKANFDNLNLHLLNIQLNKNKKIPVDEYFNVISQPTIKAIGDAIDGPMLAHKAEEEGYLLANMLFDELKNNKKKKAHINYDLVPSVIYTHPEVATVGYNEEKCKQLNMNFKSVSFPFAANSRSRTIDDYDGLIKLIVEKDTNRILGSQIIGNNASDLILPLSIYVSNNGSSKSLSKIIYAHPTFSEVIKEVALQSFDKPIHM
- a CDS encoding putative phenylalanyl-tRNA synthetase alpha chain — its product is MFFSFLICFIFVIIEFIESYKKIPQISDIYFRKLDKNYHIKDDIINYNRFKYVYKIKNHPLNEIKEEVLNFLKKKTSFYLVYNKCPLYYKDLCFKEILIKDTNETTSIKNNFYFSHDYLFIPQATSLFPYIYDLLKNNNTQQNNIQKYNDTINVRNYACNDNTANNVDVNKNIKKKKKDDYINKDIIENNNVHIINNSNILNNESDNFCIISNIFRKDNIDKLHFPFFNQIDIYFKITNELVHKKKQLVYFLCELLSTIFGNNYKWRIRKDSFDFTTHSLQAEVFHNNKWIEILGSGILKNKIIFNKKKNYEINDYLAVGIGLDRIAMIKWDIERIRDLYLYIYNTEKNLYSGEQHNQKDDKFSHHISNQIFNKNINEYVLNNNDDSYNYNNGKNCFLKNKKNENQNDKNQHDKNQHDKHQHDKNQHENILLNSPKLEGQKLKHNLLTHIKQNVHIQQNTKNTNITSDEVLYFSNLYNIKDEQRDLSFYSNEQWNNEDFIKNIIYEQHVFKNHVKELHEQIIKQITKMYNIIIR
- a CDS encoding 60 kDa chaperonin, with product MKMKRFGILLVVIFMICLKYGYSIKKKRSPNNKNRLFINKRLKYINSKIISRRKENYVKVKMTENKVKGKDIIYGNECRNELLKGILTVSDVVKLTLGPRGRNVLLEKEYGSPLIINDGVTIAKNISLKDRKKNNGVKLMQESTNISNDKAGDGTSSTALMTATITKKGIEQVNRNHNPIPIQRGIQLASKMIIEKIKSLSTPIKTYKDILNIATIASNNDVHMGQIIANAYDKLGKNAAIILDDNADINDKLEFTEGYNFDRGIINPYLLYNENKDYIEYSNVSTLITDQNIDNIQSILPILEIFAKNKQPLCIIADDFSNEVLQTLIINKLKGAIKVVPIRAPSFGDRRKDYLKDLCIVTNSKYISADVGLDLNNLHNNMSSFDNNYLSLLGSANTLIVKKDRTSLITKEEYKKEIDERINVLKKEYEETTSKYDKEKLNERIAALSGGIAKILIGGNSETEQKERKFKYEDATNAVKSAIDIGYVPGGGVTYLEIIKSNFIEEIHKKIEEDLQIGSNNEEKKYLELIGNLESEMELQKMGANIVVSSLDVITKQIADNAGVNGDNVVKIILNSKDKYGFGYDVNTNKFVNMVEKGIIDSTNVIISVIKNSCSIASMVLTTECMMVDHEKKDKGILDSSINSPNYLSKHRRSYKHKLHDDEEDEDEEDEDDEEDEEDEDDEDDEDDLDDDDDYDDEDEEDEEDEEDEEDDEDSMNDGYNYDE
- a CDS encoding putative cytochrome b5 — its product is MVVKKLKVIDDKELKKLKTQSKSCIVINDLIYDVSSFYEHPGGYDLFKEYEGLDATDAFNSIGHSENAKNLMNSFLIGIKKNSKEYKKKEKTRIIENKIEYINYSDEEVKNEEKEPKESKPILIKKEEKTNYPVVAGIIILFGVAYYFLLLK